The DNA region AGTGAGTCCGAGCGGGAACCGTGAGTGACGAACGGAGCGAGAAGTCGAAGTTAGGCGACGTTATGAATTTGCTCTAAAAAGTTTTCAATTTCGCTAACTTTAGCGAGATTAAATCTGCTATTTCATTGGCAGACGATTTATTAAAGTCGATGTATCCAACAGTCTCAGCTATTCCTGGAATTTCCGTATTATCTATCCTAATAGGTAGAATATATTCTCTGTTTTCTCTAAATGCTCTCGCCTGAGCATGTTCCCGTTCATGATTAGTCCATAATTTTTTCGAATAATTTTGCGAAAGCAACATGATACAATATTTTCCCGCTTTTCCATAGATATGTGCTAAATGTGAATACAAATTTTTTCCCCATAAATCCGCTTTTGAGTCATCATCATAGAATACTGATATTTTCCTTTGATCTAAAGCGGTTTTGATCTCTTCAACAATTTTACGATCTTCTCCGGCAAAAGAGATTACAATGTCATATTCAAAACTATCCGAATTGTCTACACCTTTCATAGTTGGTCTCCGCACATCAGAAGCAATAATATATTTATATCCTAGTGCGGTCAGAAAAATAGGATTGGGTTTAAAGTGATCATTTATTTCAGTCTCTGATATTAAACCTTCTTCTTTTAATAGTTCGACTATAAATATGAACAACCCCCGATCGATTCCGAGAATTTCACAAAACCCGTCTATCTCGAAATCATACGTCTTATATATTACAAAATGATTTCTTCTAATATTTAATAATGCTTGGAGTAAATATTTCCTGATTGTTTCATCATCTGGCGTGGAAGTTTTGTTACTTAACTTAGCTAGTGTTTGTACGTATTCAGTTCCCAAAATGTAATTCCCCGTTAACGCTCTTGCTTTCGCTTTGGAAAAAGTC from Leptospira stimsonii includes:
- a CDS encoding toll/interleukin-1 receptor domain-containing protein encodes the protein MGTEYVQTLAKLSNKTSTPDDETIRKYLLQALLNIRRNHFVIYKTYDFEIDGFCEILGIDRGLFIFIVELLKEEGLISETEINDHFKPNPIFLTALGYKYIIASDVRRPTMKGVDNSDSFEYDIVISFAGEDRKIVEEIKTALDQRKISVFYDDDSKADLWGKNLYSHLAHIYGKAGKYCIMLLSQNYSKKLWTNHEREHAQARAFRENREYILPIRIDNTEIPGIAETVGYIDFNKSSANEIADLISLKLAKLKTF